In the Palaeococcus pacificus DY20341 genome, one interval contains:
- a CDS encoding DUF2095 family protein, producing MDDKDERKERRPVDEFPWQEYDKEVFEKEYPALARELGGEGIRIESYREDEAEVGELEDFSGYSPTVIDFLRRCETDDEALEIINWLEERGEITHKMAKELRIQLVKKGVRSFGSKKEWGWYEKHGKH from the coding sequence TGGATGATAAGGACGAAAGGAAAGAGAGAAGGCCTGTCGATGAGTTCCCCTGGCAGGAGTATGATAAAGAGGTGTTTGAGAAGGAATACCCTGCACTGGCGAGAGAGCTTGGAGGAGAAGGAATTAGGATTGAGAGCTACCGCGAAGATGAGGCCGAAGTTGGAGAGCTGGAGGATTTTTCCGGTTACAGCCCCACAGTAATTGACTTCTTAAGAAGATGCGAGACGGATGATGAAGCTTTAGAGATTATAAACTGGTTGGAGGAGAGGGGCGAGATAACCCACAAAATGGCCAAAGAGCTCAGAATTCAGCTCGTTAAAAAGGGCGTAAGAAGCTTCGGCTCCAAAAAGGAGTGGGGCTGGTACGAGAAGCACGGAAAGCATTAA
- a CDS encoding nucleotidyltransferase domain-containing protein, with product MPREKVVKVWDEREVVYSPKMWAILWEKREKALKIMERLKDFDPHVYGSVARGDVRKDSDIDIIIPYKVPSFLVELALEGLVLRRRIVMATPWHLIKGHIEIDEETTVTFPLINPSDREIEFYKWGGMLDIWGVKTKERLPGVNKKLILIVPTEKGHIEQEVVGRESEVAKLLGVSIELVEERVKILTRRDSIGRTGIYLNEEVPDWMSFEEALKMIADRDSNVRRKVRERGGI from the coding sequence ATGCCCCGCGAAAAGGTTGTTAAAGTCTGGGACGAGCGTGAGGTGGTGTATTCCCCTAAGATGTGGGCTATTCTGTGGGAGAAACGGGAGAAGGCCCTAAAGATTATGGAACGCCTTAAGGACTTTGACCCTCACGTTTACGGAAGCGTCGCCCGTGGAGACGTTAGAAAAGACAGCGATATAGACATTATCATTCCCTACAAAGTGCCGAGCTTTTTGGTTGAACTCGCTTTGGAGGGGCTTGTATTGAGGAGAAGAATAGTTATGGCAACGCCGTGGCACCTTATAAAGGGCCACATTGAGATTGACGAAGAAACAACGGTTACTTTCCCCTTAATCAACCCAAGCGACAGAGAGATTGAATTTTACAAGTGGGGCGGGATGCTCGATATATGGGGCGTGAAGACGAAGGAAAGACTGCCCGGGGTGAATAAAAAGCTCATTCTCATAGTGCCAACAGAAAAGGGACACATAGAACAGGAAGTCGTTGGAAGAGAGAGCGAAGTTGCAAAGCTCCTTGGGGTGAGCATTGAGCTTGTGGAGGAGCGCGTTAAAATCCTCACGCGCAGAGATTCAATAGGAAGGACTGGCATTTACTTAAACGAGGAAGTTCCTGATTGGATGAGCTTTGAGGAAGCTCTTAAAATGATAGCAGATAGAGACTCAAACGTGAGGAGAAAGGTTAGAGAAAGGGGCGGAATTTAG
- a CDS encoding cyclase family protein — MKLVDLSMSLSKETPTYPGDPKVEIKPWASIGKDGYYMNALSFGEHSGTHVDAPAHFIKSGATIEEVPLERFMGNALVIDVSNLPPKAEITRGVLLDKLGGREVKDKIVLIYTGYSKKAKSEEWRGLSRDGAELLVELSIKAVGIDAPSIDHDFEAHKALLANKVLIFENLINLEKLIGKEFTFIAFPLKIKNGSGSPVRAVAILED; from the coding sequence ATGAAGCTCGTAGATTTAAGCATGAGCCTCTCGAAAGAGACCCCCACATATCCGGGCGACCCAAAAGTTGAGATAAAGCCCTGGGCGAGCATTGGGAAGGATGGTTACTACATGAATGCCCTTTCTTTTGGAGAGCACAGCGGAACACATGTCGATGCTCCAGCGCACTTCATCAAAAGTGGGGCGACGATAGAGGAAGTTCCTTTGGAGAGGTTCATGGGAAACGCTCTCGTGATTGATGTGTCCAACCTTCCTCCAAAAGCGGAAATTACGAGGGGAGTTCTTTTGGATAAGCTTGGGGGAAGAGAGGTTAAAGACAAAATAGTACTGATTTACACAGGCTACAGCAAAAAAGCGAAGAGTGAGGAGTGGCGGGGGCTGAGCAGAGATGGAGCTGAACTTTTGGTCGAGCTTAGCATTAAGGCCGTTGGAATAGATGCGCCAAGCATAGACCACGACTTTGAAGCTCACAAGGCCCTCTTAGCAAATAAAGTGCTGATTTTTGAGAACTTGATAAACTTGGAGAAGCTCATCGGAAAGGAGTTCACTTTCATAGCTTTTCCGCTCAAAATTAAGAACGGCTCCGGAAGCCCGGTGAGGGCGGTGGCGATTTTGGAGGACTAA
- a CDS encoding ABC transporter permease: protein MKAFTTMAYRQIKRFFRARSRVIGMFVNPLMWLIFFGLGWSKVFNFPTASALFGGVDYLSFLAPGITAMTIFNASFIAGISVIWDKQFGFLKEILVAPASRKEAITGRIVGDSIMAVLQGLIILLLTFTIASSLKFSGVLPMILIGLLLAIAFSSFGVSLALRMTSMEGFQMIMSFLMLPLMFLSGAFYPVETMPTWMQYLAYINPLTYAVDAARHILVNVPATSTTASIAGIPTVSLTRFSLTTDIGVLSLLALVFLIIAMISFEKATIE from the coding sequence ATGAAAGCCTTCACAACAATGGCTTATCGTCAGATTAAGAGATTCTTCAGAGCGAGATCAAGAGTAATAGGAATGTTTGTAAATCCGTTAATGTGGCTCATATTCTTTGGGTTGGGATGGAGCAAAGTCTTCAACTTCCCAACAGCAAGTGCGCTCTTTGGAGGAGTTGATTATCTCTCATTCCTCGCACCGGGTATAACGGCAATGACAATCTTCAACGCAAGCTTCATAGCAGGAATAAGCGTTATCTGGGACAAGCAGTTTGGATTTCTCAAGGAGATTCTAGTTGCTCCAGCATCAAGAAAGGAAGCTATAACCGGCAGAATAGTCGGAGACTCAATAATGGCAGTCCTTCAGGGATTAATAATCCTTTTATTGACATTCACCATAGCGAGCAGCCTCAAGTTTTCCGGTGTGTTGCCAATGATACTCATAGGTCTCCTGCTCGCAATAGCGTTCTCAAGCTTCGGCGTCAGCTTGGCATTGAGGATGACCAGCATGGAAGGATTCCAAATGATAATGAGCTTTCTAATGCTCCCCCTCATGTTCCTAAGCGGAGCGTTTTATCCAGTTGAGACAATGCCAACATGGATGCAGTACTTAGCTTACATAAACCCCTTAACTTATGCCGTGGATGCAGCAAGGCACATATTGGTTAATGTCCCAGCGACATCTACAACAGCTTCAATAGCAGGCATACCAACGGTCTCATTAACAAGGTTCTCATTAACAACAGACATTGGAGTTCTAAGCTTATTAGCTTTAGTCTTCCTCATAATAGCCATGATTTCATTTGAAAAAGCAACAATTGAGTGA
- a CDS encoding ATP-binding cassette domain-containing protein — protein MSAIEAENLGKKFGDFEAVKGVSFKVKKGEIFAFLGPNGAGKTTTIHMLVTLLKPTSGRAIVAGHDVLKEPDKVRKKIGIVFQDPSLDRELTAYENMYIHGKIYGLSGIELEKRIMEMLRFVELEDFKDKQVKFFSGGMQRRLEIARALLHEPEILFLDEPTIGLDPQTRAHIWEYIKRMKEEHNMTIFLTTHYMDEAEQLADRIAIIDHGKIIAEGTAEELKKLVGNDVIYVRIANGKESTQCLNAEFIRGCKVLPDGRVRLEVINAAEALPELFELAQQSGIKILEVTYHRPTLNDVFLYLTGRELREEEGGSLDMMRTMVRRRFAR, from the coding sequence GTGAGCGCGATTGAAGCTGAAAACCTCGGCAAAAAGTTCGGCGACTTTGAAGCCGTTAAAGGGGTGAGCTTTAAAGTTAAGAAGGGTGAAATCTTCGCCTTTTTGGGACCAAACGGCGCTGGAAAGACCACAACAATCCACATGCTCGTTACGCTCTTAAAACCAACCTCTGGAAGAGCTATAGTTGCCGGACATGATGTTCTAAAAGAGCCAGATAAGGTCAGGAAAAAGATTGGAATCGTTTTTCAAGATCCAAGCTTGGATAGAGAGCTAACCGCTTACGAGAACATGTACATTCATGGAAAGATTTACGGGCTGAGTGGAATCGAGCTGGAGAAGAGGATTATGGAGATGCTCAGGTTCGTCGAGCTTGAAGACTTCAAAGATAAGCAGGTGAAGTTCTTCAGCGGTGGAATGCAGCGCAGGCTTGAGATTGCAAGGGCCTTGCTCCATGAACCTGAAATTCTCTTCTTGGACGAGCCGACGATAGGGTTAGACCCTCAAACAAGAGCCCACATTTGGGAGTACATAAAGAGGATGAAAGAGGAGCACAACATGACAATCTTCCTCACAACCCACTACATGGATGAAGCAGAGCAGTTGGCTGATAGGATAGCAATTATTGACCATGGAAAAATCATAGCAGAGGGAACTGCAGAAGAACTCAAGAAACTCGTTGGAAATGACGTTATTTACGTTAGGATAGCAAACGGAAAGGAGAGTACACAATGCCTGAATGCAGAGTTCATTAGAGGGTGTAAGGTTCTCCCTGATGGGAGGGTTAGACTTGAGGTCATAAATGCTGCCGAGGCTCTGCCAGAGCTCTTTGAGCTAGCTCAACAAAGTGGCATTAAGATTCTTGAGGTTACGTACCACAGACCAACACTCAATGATGTTTTCCTGTACTTAACGGGTAGAGAGCTTAGAGAAGAGGAGGGAGGAAGTCTCGACATGATGAGAACAATGGTTAGAAGGAGGTTTGCAAGATGA
- a CDS encoding PadR family transcriptional regulator, which translates to MERPKIKGHLKLLILSLLEEEPIHGYAIMQKLSERFGIPHPSAGAIYPILASLKRSGLIEVAGEGKREKKTYRITKKGLEYLELHEDELHEAIMRAEVFKEFAELGGREVGRALHMVLESLPELNGEQKEELSRVMKEFAKKVKLILLGGELSERD; encoded by the coding sequence ATGGAGAGACCTAAAATTAAAGGACATCTAAAGCTCCTCATCTTGAGTCTTCTTGAAGAAGAGCCCATTCACGGCTATGCAATAATGCAGAAGCTCAGCGAGAGATTTGGAATCCCCCATCCAAGTGCTGGTGCTATTTATCCTATCCTTGCAAGTCTCAAGAGGAGCGGACTCATAGAGGTTGCCGGGGAAGGCAAGAGGGAGAAAAAAACATACAGGATAACAAAGAAAGGACTTGAATATCTCGAGCTCCACGAAGACGAACTCCATGAAGCTATAATGAGAGCAGAGGTCTTCAAAGAGTTCGCCGAACTTGGGGGGAGGGAAGTTGGTAGGGCATTACATATGGTTTTGGAGAGCTTGCCTGAGCTTAACGGTGAGCAAAAAGAAGAGTTGAGCAGAGTCATGAAGGAATTTGCAAAGAAAGTTAAACTTATCCTGCTGGGAGGTGAGCTCAGTGAGCGCGATTGA
- a CDS encoding DUF6849 domain-containing protein, whose translation MKLILKPLFDAELPSEFVDILKAKLLGREIKEGQEIEVELLGKPLRFRVVYAEPKVLKADKSLRIELTGEEISSVTLEFEKPVRELIALDKSFAVVFDDEVLILNHKGHKIYNQKFEELKDVMAIKNSIVVIHNGGKKLTLIALP comes from the coding sequence ATGAAGCTCATTTTAAAGCCTCTCTTCGATGCTGAGCTCCCTTCAGAGTTTGTTGATATTTTAAAGGCTAAGTTATTGGGGAGAGAAATAAAGGAAGGCCAAGAAATCGAAGTTGAGCTCCTTGGTAAGCCCCTTAGGTTTAGAGTGGTCTATGCCGAGCCCAAGGTCTTAAAAGCAGATAAGAGCCTAAGAATTGAACTCACAGGGGAAGAGATATCGAGTGTAACTCTCGAATTTGAAAAGCCAGTTAGAGAGCTCATCGCTCTTGATAAAAGCTTTGCTGTGGTCTTTGACGATGAGGTTCTAATTTTAAACCACAAAGGACACAAAATTTATAATCAAAAGTTCGAAGAACTTAAAGATGTTATGGCGATCAAAAACTCTATTGTGGTGATCCACAATGGTGGCAAAAAGCTCACACTCATTGCTCTCCCTTGA
- a CDS encoding endonuclease III domain-containing protein — protein sequence MVAKSSHSLLSLERFTFEENWDKKKERAIKIVKKLMEMYPRRTRGEILQGEPYFTLIRCIISQRTKDETTDKASDALFRVYPDMKALASAKVEDIQKLLKENGVGLWQSKGRWIVEASKILLEKYEGRVPDSLEELVKLPGIGRKCANIVLAYGFGKQAIPVDTHVNRISKRLGLAPPRVSPEKVEEYLTELIPKDLWIYVNHAMVDHGKMICRPIGPKCKECPLSELCPYFRGLVSEDDIKKKGK from the coding sequence ATGGTGGCAAAAAGCTCACACTCATTGCTCTCCCTTGAGAGGTTCACCTTTGAGGAAAACTGGGATAAGAAGAAAGAAAGGGCGATTAAAATCGTCAAGAAGCTTATGGAAATGTATCCAAGGAGGACGAGAGGTGAGATTCTACAGGGCGAGCCTTATTTTACGTTGATTAGATGCATAATCTCCCAGAGAACTAAAGATGAAACAACAGATAAAGCAAGTGACGCACTCTTTAGAGTTTATCCCGATATGAAAGCCCTCGCAAGTGCGAAGGTAGAAGACATCCAAAAGCTCTTGAAAGAGAACGGAGTGGGTCTGTGGCAGAGCAAGGGGAGATGGATTGTTGAAGCTTCAAAGATCCTTCTCGAAAAGTACGAAGGGAGAGTTCCTGACAGCTTAGAAGAGCTCGTCAAGTTACCGGGCATTGGGAGAAAGTGTGCTAACATTGTCCTAGCGTATGGCTTTGGAAAGCAAGCTATTCCCGTGGATACGCATGTAAACAGGATAAGCAAACGCTTAGGCTTAGCACCGCCGAGAGTTTCACCTGAGAAGGTAGAGGAATATTTAACTGAACTTATTCCAAAGGACTTGTGGATTTACGTAAACCATGCAATGGTTGACCATGGAAAAATGATATGCCGACCAATAGGACCTAAGTGTAAAGAGTGTCCTCTCAGTGAGCTCTGCCCATACTTTAGAGGCTTAGTTAGTGAAGACGACATAAAAAAGAAAGGGAAATGA
- a CDS encoding potassium channel family protein — protein MNELEEIKNCLVEMKDLSSLMVDLAFSSVMYNSEDIAEEVYLLEERMDELTLKVKKLALKAAKKEEKPTKLLSIIDMAMINEQISDAAYKISDLVLRDVEPHPIIRRIMEDTEEELGRVEVKKGSVLIGKTLKQLKLPSKIGVRILAIKRGTRYIYNPTKDDRIEEGDTLIAVGSDLDKLKELAEE, from the coding sequence ATGAATGAGCTCGAAGAGATTAAAAACTGCCTTGTTGAGATGAAAGATTTGTCATCCCTTATGGTTGATTTGGCCTTCTCCTCTGTCATGTACAACAGCGAGGACATAGCTGAGGAGGTTTACCTCTTAGAGGAGCGCATGGATGAGCTTACCTTAAAAGTTAAAAAGCTCGCTCTAAAGGCTGCCAAGAAAGAGGAGAAGCCAACAAAACTCTTAAGCATAATTGATATGGCTATGATAAACGAGCAGATTTCTGATGCTGCTTACAAAATCTCGGACCTAGTTTTGAGGGATGTCGAGCCTCACCCAATAATAAGGCGCATAATGGAAGACACGGAAGAGGAGCTTGGACGCGTTGAGGTTAAAAAAGGCTCCGTTTTAATAGGGAAAACTTTGAAGCAGCTCAAGCTTCCAAGTAAAATTGGAGTAAGAATTCTCGCCATAAAGAGGGGCACGAGGTACATCTACAACCCCACAAAGGATGATAGGATAGAAGAAGGGGATACATTGATAGCCGTTGGTTCTGACTTAGACAAGCTCAAAGAGCTCGCTGAAGAATAA
- a CDS encoding potassium channel family protein yields the protein MEEWDEYEYKPKNVKEIFIEMKNTAELMVDLAYSSVLFGEEEIAEEVLELEEYLDLLNYHLMVHAVLAARSPKEAEQITSILQMAHSIDDISNAAADLAKMVLDGLELHPVIKEAILGSEEIIGKVIVSPDSILVGKTLEELDLASSTGVWIIAIRRGKRWIFAPEGDVKIFAHDVLIGRGTQTSMDYLKEIARGIIKVVSNE from the coding sequence GTGGAAGAGTGGGACGAATACGAGTATAAACCAAAAAACGTCAAGGAGATTTTTATCGAGATGAAAAACACCGCTGAGCTTATGGTGGATTTGGCTTACTCTTCCGTGCTTTTTGGAGAAGAAGAGATAGCGGAGGAGGTTTTAGAGCTTGAGGAGTATTTGGATTTGCTCAACTATCATTTAATGGTTCACGCAGTTTTAGCAGCTAGAAGTCCAAAAGAAGCGGAGCAAATCACCTCAATACTCCAAATGGCTCATTCAATAGACGACATATCTAATGCTGCTGCAGATTTGGCCAAAATGGTTTTGGATGGCCTGGAGCTTCATCCTGTAATAAAAGAAGCGATTCTGGGAAGTGAGGAAATTATTGGAAAGGTCATAGTCTCCCCGGATTCTATCCTAGTTGGTAAAACTCTAGAGGAGCTTGACTTAGCGAGCAGTACAGGGGTTTGGATTATAGCTATAAGGCGCGGAAAAAGGTGGATTTTTGCCCCAGAAGGGGATGTAAAGATATTTGCCCATGACGTCTTGATTGGGAGAGGAACCCAGACATCAATGGACTATCTGAAAGAAATTGCGAGAGGAATAATAAAGGTGGTTAGCAATGAATGA
- a CDS encoding magnesium transporter yields MEVLLELKAKVREAYTTTLVSLIVSLVIGLFGGTFLGKYFAKIRSSYPGLLIILPGMMGLRGNVFGSMASRFSTMLYLGDLEPSLKDKKVLKNVVLGLMLSLIPILMLWTVGVIQGIRKNTFEILLIIISSTIAVSLILGYFTAFITIFTFRRGSDPDSVAAPLVASVGDLLTIPSLIAFILLLEKAKFEFWGTNILLLSVFVGLIHFSRVRKREILGLKELFMTITFLALLSIISGSLLEHYSEVIQASIILSFAYPALLSSFGNYGSVIAAKTSTKLHLGEIERYFSVEPFLDIVALFMTTPIIGILINYLGLLVAKLTLNVQTAPITILALTYPFMALFIMLYSYTISYFLFRKNINPDNVAIPLIANNSDIFGTIYAILIAKAIVGGI; encoded by the coding sequence ATGGAGGTTCTTTTGGAGCTGAAAGCGAAGGTCAGAGAGGCCTATACCACCACATTAGTCTCGTTGATAGTGTCCTTAGTGATTGGTCTATTTGGCGGTACTTTTCTCGGTAAGTACTTTGCTAAGATACGCTCATCTTATCCGGGTTTGCTCATAATTCTGCCGGGAATGATGGGGTTGAGAGGCAACGTTTTTGGCTCTATGGCATCCAGATTCTCCACAATGCTCTACTTGGGTGATTTAGAGCCAAGCTTAAAGGATAAAAAAGTCCTCAAGAACGTCGTGTTAGGCTTAATGCTTTCCCTAATACCTATACTAATGCTCTGGACCGTAGGCGTCATACAAGGAATTAGGAAGAATACATTCGAGATTCTACTCATTATTATAAGCTCCACCATAGCCGTCTCTCTCATCTTGGGCTATTTTACGGCTTTTATAACGATATTCACATTTAGACGCGGAAGCGACCCGGACAGCGTTGCCGCGCCCCTGGTGGCATCAGTCGGTGATTTACTAACAATCCCATCTTTAATAGCATTTATCCTCCTCCTAGAAAAGGCTAAATTTGAGTTTTGGGGAACAAACATTCTTCTACTCTCAGTCTTTGTAGGGCTCATCCACTTCAGCCGTGTTAGAAAAAGAGAAATCCTAGGTCTGAAGGAGCTCTTCATGACCATAACATTTTTGGCTCTCCTATCTATAATATCTGGCTCTCTCTTAGAGCATTATAGTGAGGTAATCCAAGCCTCTATAATCCTTAGTTTTGCTTACCCTGCCCTGCTCAGTAGCTTTGGTAACTACGGTTCAGTTATCGCGGCAAAGACATCGACTAAGCTCCACTTGGGTGAAATTGAGCGCTATTTTAGTGTGGAACCCTTCTTGGATATAGTCGCGCTCTTCATGACAACCCCTATAATCGGCATTCTAATTAACTACCTAGGCCTCTTGGTCGCTAAGCTTACTCTAAACGTTCAAACAGCTCCGATAACGATATTGGCATTAACGTATCCGTTTATGGCGCTCTTTATAATGCTCTACTCCTATACCATCTCATACTTCCTTTTCAGAAAGAACATAAACCCCGATAATGTAGCTATTCCACTCATAGCGAATAACAGCGATATATTTGGAACAATATACGCTATCTTAATAGCCAAAGCAATTGTAGGAGGGATTTGA
- a CDS encoding sugar phosphate isomerase/epimerase family protein: MLGASTSCLADKSLGVALHKLTKVDGLDFVEIVNEGYHVLDEHNYRLHLESLESYKLKSIIHAPFSDVNIASLNERIRRTSLEIIFETLKIAQNMGSLLVVLHPGHRSPLSGRFPKAYEKVHKRSLEEIDKIAQRLDVKVALENMPTFPILDGQTVERMSEFLDGTDLYVTFDVGHLNTVNREFKHFIDTLGDRIIHVHLHDNDGKSDSHSPLGEGNIQWEKILKLLPKNATWGLEMKRIEDLEKSIKFLKR, from the coding sequence ATGCTTGGAGCATCAACCTCATGCCTAGCGGATAAAAGTTTAGGCGTAGCCTTGCACAAGCTCACCAAAGTTGATGGGCTTGACTTTGTTGAAATCGTTAACGAAGGCTACCACGTTTTAGACGAGCATAATTACCGACTCCACCTCGAATCACTCGAGAGCTATAAATTGAAGAGCATTATCCACGCTCCTTTCAGCGATGTAAACATAGCCTCGCTTAACGAGCGCATAAGGCGGACAAGCTTGGAGATAATATTCGAAACCCTCAAAATCGCCCAGAACATGGGATCACTCCTCGTGGTCCTACACCCTGGCCACCGCTCTCCATTGAGCGGGAGGTTTCCTAAGGCATATGAGAAAGTCCACAAGCGCTCTCTCGAGGAGATAGATAAAATTGCACAAAGGCTCGATGTTAAGGTCGCTTTGGAGAATATGCCAACGTTTCCTATTTTGGACGGACAAACGGTTGAGAGAATGTCCGAATTTCTCGATGGGACTGACCTATACGTTACCTTTGACGTTGGGCACTTGAACACAGTCAACAGAGAGTTCAAGCATTTTATCGACACCTTAGGAGATAGGATAATCCACGTCCACCTCCACGATAATGATGGGAAAAGCGATTCACACTCACCCCTTGGCGAAGGGAATATCCAGTGGGAAAAAATCCTTAAGCTCCTCCCGAAGAATGCTACATGGGGCTTGGAGATGAAGCGGATTGAAGATTTGGAGAAAAGCATAAAATTTTTAAAAAGATGA
- a CDS encoding pyridoxal phosphate-dependent aminotransferase: MIHASKRAMGIEYAIRDVVLPARELEKKGIKLIKLNIGDPVKFDFDAPEHMKKAYCEAIMEGHNYYGDSEGDKELREAIAERERKKNGIDITADDVQVTAAVTEALQFLFGALIDGGEEILIPGPSYPPYVGLVKFYGGVPKAYRTIEEEGWQPDVDDMRKKITEKTRAIAIINPNNPTGALYEKKTLKEIIDLAGEYELPVISDEIYDLMTYEGKHVSPSSLTKDVPVIGMNGLSKIYFATGWRLGYMYFVDPENKLAEVREAIGKLARIRLCPNTPAQKAAIAGLRGSMDYLEEYMAKLKERRDYIYKRLNEMPGISTQKPEGAFYIFPKIEEGPWKSDKEFVLDVLHNAHVLFVHGSGFGEGGEGHFRSIFLAPVEVLEKAMDNLEKFMKERLK; this comes from the coding sequence ATGATTCACGCATCTAAAAGAGCCATGGGTATTGAGTATGCCATCAGAGATGTTGTCCTTCCCGCAAGGGAGCTCGAAAAGAAGGGAATAAAGCTGATCAAGCTCAACATAGGCGACCCGGTTAAATTTGACTTCGATGCCCCAGAGCACATGAAAAAGGCCTACTGTGAAGCTATTATGGAAGGCCACAACTATTACGGCGATAGTGAAGGTGATAAGGAGCTTAGAGAAGCTATAGCCGAGCGTGAAAGGAAGAAAAACGGCATAGACATAACTGCCGACGATGTCCAAGTTACCGCTGCCGTTACTGAGGCGCTCCAGTTCCTCTTTGGGGCTCTCATCGATGGCGGTGAAGAAATCCTCATCCCCGGCCCAAGCTATCCCCCATATGTTGGCTTAGTCAAGTTCTATGGAGGCGTTCCTAAGGCGTATAGGACAATTGAGGAAGAAGGCTGGCAGCCTGATGTCGACGACATGAGAAAGAAGATTACCGAAAAGACGAGGGCAATAGCAATTATAAACCCAAACAACCCCACTGGTGCACTCTATGAGAAGAAGACGCTCAAGGAAATAATAGATTTGGCCGGCGAATATGAGTTGCCCGTAATAAGCGACGAGATTTATGACTTAATGACCTACGAAGGAAAGCACGTTTCTCCAAGCTCACTCACAAAGGATGTGCCCGTTATCGGAATGAACGGCCTTTCAAAGATCTACTTTGCAACGGGCTGGCGTTTGGGATACATGTACTTCGTCGACCCGGAGAACAAGCTCGCTGAAGTGAGGGAGGCAATTGGAAAGCTCGCGAGAATAAGGCTATGTCCAAACACTCCAGCTCAAAAAGCGGCCATAGCTGGCCTTAGAGGTTCAATGGACTATCTCGAAGAATATATGGCTAAGCTCAAAGAAAGGAGGGACTACATTTACAAACGTCTCAATGAGATGCCGGGCATAAGCACCCAAAAGCCGGAGGGAGCGTTCTATATCTTCCCGAAGATTGAGGAGGGACCATGGAAGAGCGACAAGGAATTTGTCCTCGATGTGCTCCACAACGCCCATGTCTTGTTTGTCCACGGCTCCGGCTTCGGCGAGGGTGGCGAAGGCCACTTCAGGTCAATATTCCTAGCACCTGTCGAAGTCCTCGAGAAGGCTATGGACAACCTCGAAAAGTTCATGAAGGAGAGGCTCAAGTGA
- a CDS encoding glycoside hydrolase family 130 protein: MIEEIIKVQDGKAIAPPIKKLPFPILSPSREGFDSKNVYNAAVIKERDAIVMLYRAESKDDDITGRIGLALSKDGVEFLRHPEPIIEPEYEYEKKGVEDPRVVKVGDTYYMTYTGYDGKTAKLCLATSKNLVTWKKHGPIFDEFPQTNDWTKSGAILPLKMKKSEFKGKYIMYFGDSNIWLAHSKDLIHWEYVEEPVLRPRKGNFDSILVEPGPPTIMTDFGIVLIYNSAGMDEGVRKYKVGIAVFDKENPTKLIARTQEPILEPTYEWEINGWVDNVVFVEGLVEHEGRIYLYYGGADRYIGLAYWE, encoded by the coding sequence ATGATTGAGGAGATAATAAAGGTTCAAGATGGGAAAGCTATTGCTCCCCCTATAAAAAAGCTCCCATTTCCTATTTTGTCACCATCAAGGGAGGGATTTGATTCAAAGAACGTATACAACGCTGCAGTGATAAAAGAGCGGGATGCTATTGTAATGCTCTACAGGGCGGAGAGCAAAGATGATGATATAACGGGAAGGATTGGGTTAGCCTTGAGCAAAGACGGCGTGGAGTTCTTGAGACATCCAGAGCCAATAATTGAGCCTGAGTATGAGTACGAAAAGAAGGGCGTCGAAGACCCGAGGGTTGTTAAAGTTGGGGACACATACTACATGACATACACCGGCTATGACGGGAAAACCGCAAAGCTCTGTTTAGCAACGTCAAAAAACCTGGTAACCTGGAAAAAGCACGGGCCAATTTTTGATGAGTTTCCCCAAACCAACGACTGGACAAAAAGCGGAGCAATCCTTCCATTAAAGATGAAAAAAAGCGAGTTCAAAGGGAAGTACATAATGTATTTCGGAGACTCAAATATTTGGCTGGCCCACTCAAAGGACTTAATCCACTGGGAATACGTGGAAGAGCCTGTTTTGAGACCAAGGAAGGGGAACTTCGACAGCATTCTTGTTGAACCCGGGCCACCGACAATAATGACTGACTTTGGGATAGTGCTTATCTACAACAGCGCAGGGATGGATGAAGGAGTTAGAAAATACAAAGTGGGCATTGCCGTTTTTGACAAGGAAAATCCAACTAAGCTAATAGCCAGGACCCAAGAACCGATCTTAGAACCCACTTATGAGTGGGAAATCAACGGATGGGTTGACAATGTTGTTTTTGTAGAAGGGCTAGTTGAGCACGAGGGAAGAATTTACCTCTACTATGGAGGTGCAGACAGATACATTGGCTTAGCTTACTGGGAATAG